One genomic window of Neisseria sp. oral taxon 014 str. F0314 includes the following:
- the cas6f gene encoding type I-F CRISPR-associated endoribonuclease Cas6/Csy4 has product MSSHYADLKAIPQAEMLQSQVVAHIVQTLHGLLPRFGGRIGIGFPAYGQNRTLGGIVRLFGSETDLDDLHCLLQNTGLSDYALIGRIEEVPSEKVYAHARFVRRQPKHGSDLRRAEKRMAAQDLPPEEIRRRLAAKAAKRSACTLPHIFLNSKSTRQRYLLAVDKKIAARTEGTFNSHGLSLGASVPLF; this is encoded by the coding sequence ATGTCCAGCCACTACGCCGACCTGAAAGCCATACCGCAGGCCGAAATGCTGCAAAGCCAAGTGGTCGCGCACATCGTGCAGACCCTGCACGGCCTGCTGCCCCGCTTCGGCGGACGCATCGGCATCGGCTTTCCCGCCTACGGGCAAAACCGCACCCTCGGCGGTATCGTCCGCCTGTTCGGCAGCGAAACCGATTTGGACGACCTGCACTGCCTGCTGCAAAACACCGGCCTGTCCGATTACGCCCTAATCGGCCGCATAGAGGAAGTGCCGTCTGAAAAAGTGTACGCCCACGCCCGCTTCGTCCGCCGCCAGCCCAAACACGGCAGCGACCTCAGGCGCGCCGAAAAACGCATGGCGGCGCAAGACCTCCCGCCCGAAGAAATCCGGCGGCGGCTGGCCGCCAAAGCCGCCAAACGCAGCGCCTGCACCCTGCCGCATATCTTTTTGAACAGCAAATCCACCCGCCAACGCTACCTGCTGGCCGTGGACAAAAAAATCGCCGCCCGAACCGAAGGCACGTTCAACAGCCACGGCCTCAGCCTCGGCGCAAGCGTACCACTGTTCTGA
- the csy3 gene encoding type I-F CRISPR-associated protein Csy3: MAKPETPSLLAFERKLDCSDAVFSQTDGNNPEAQEQPVTVSEKSVRGTISNRLKNAIANDPAKLDAEIEKANLQTVDVAALSSGCDTLIARFTLKVLPFDGSPYVCNGAQYRGRLLETATQYLQTEGMQALAERYAANIANGRWLWRNRMGAENIRITVSNKNDSITVDNAKALPLDRFDRPSENVAKIAEWIRQGLSGEAFTLLSVEARVQAGYGQEVYPSQELILDTGKSNKSKVLYQTGGKAGMHSQKIGNAIRTIDTWYAQDAAFPIAAEPYGAVTTLGTAFRQPKQKNDFYTLFDNWILKGEQPSAEQQHYVIGVLIRGGVFGASGKE, encoded by the coding sequence ATGGCAAAACCCGAAACCCCCAGCCTGCTGGCCTTTGAACGCAAACTCGACTGCTCCGACGCCGTGTTCAGCCAAACCGACGGCAACAATCCCGAAGCGCAGGAGCAGCCCGTTACCGTCAGCGAAAAATCCGTGCGCGGCACCATTTCCAACCGCCTGAAAAACGCCATCGCCAACGATCCGGCCAAACTCGACGCCGAAATCGAAAAAGCCAACCTGCAAACCGTCGACGTCGCCGCACTAAGCAGCGGCTGCGACACCCTGATTGCGCGCTTCACGCTGAAAGTATTGCCGTTCGACGGCAGCCCGTATGTCTGCAACGGCGCTCAATACCGCGGCAGGCTGCTCGAAACCGCAACGCAATACCTGCAAACGGAAGGAATGCAGGCGCTGGCCGAACGCTACGCCGCCAATATCGCCAACGGCCGCTGGCTGTGGCGCAACCGCATGGGCGCAGAAAACATCCGCATCACCGTGTCCAACAAAAACGACAGCATAACCGTCGACAACGCCAAGGCCCTGCCGCTGGACCGCTTCGACAGGCCGTCTGAAAACGTCGCCAAAATCGCCGAATGGATCCGCCAGGGCTTAAGCGGCGAAGCCTTTACCCTGCTCAGCGTCGAAGCCCGCGTTCAAGCCGGTTACGGACAGGAAGTCTATCCCTCGCAGGAACTGATTTTAGACACAGGCAAAAGCAACAAAAGCAAAGTGCTCTACCAAACCGGCGGCAAAGCCGGAATGCACAGCCAGAAAATCGGCAACGCCATCCGCACCATCGACACATGGTATGCCCAAGACGCCGCCTTCCCCATCGCCGCCGAACCCTACGGCGCCGTAACCACCCTCGGCACCGCGTTCCGCCAGCCCAAACAGAAAAACGACTTCTACACCCTGTTTGACAACTGGATATTAAAAGGCGAACAACCGAGTGCCGAACAGCAGCACTACGTCATCGGCGTCCTTATCCGCGGCGGCGTATTCGGCGCAAGCGGCAAGGAGTAA
- the cas3f gene encoding type I-F CRISPR-associated helicase Cas3f, whose translation MNILLISQCSKNALKTTRRILDQFAERCGERTWQTPITEAGLDTLHRMLRETARKNTAVACYWTRGRNRTELLWIVGDRRQFNAQGRVPTNRSRRDILRSEHETAWRHGASIQIAATLAALLHDLGKATGFFQNKLKTRTPSADHYRHEWLSLRLFQAMITGCRTDAEWLGRLKNWPQYLAKHPHWYKNFGASDKNPKGDYDFTFPPLARWIAWLIVSHHRLPFYPDYPDYDHPGNTFKKGWEDARTRQTVGEFFKRLEPADHWVRNSAAKINKTSFFSLQADPTTSPLWQKQAAFWADRALQHRPLAEWCEQNQDHSDAPADPLFLHLSRLCLMVGDHNYSALPPNDAGRLKGVSELYANTDKDKEKRPKQKLDEHLCGVAKLTARFARLLPLLPRELPALGNHRPFRKPTANPRFQWQNKAFDLSRRFQTASAKQGFFGVNLASTGCGKTLANARIMYALADPNRGARFTIALGLRVLTLQTGLALRQRLELEENESLATLVGGGAAKELFARRADDSPPEKENGPTPEETGSESAEGLLDGKAFTDISDCPIDDKIFGTLIADTTARRLLHTPVVTCTVDHLMQLCEQQRGGRYIVPMLRLLGSDLVLDEPDDFSTEDLPALSRLVYWAGLLGSRVLLSSATLTPDMVIGLRDAYRDGRRIWNEHQGLPQEPVVCAWFDEFDQHIGAYRREEFIRQHEAFCRNRSEKLAAQPVRRRAEWLDIDSTDPATLAAKLLERAITLHRRHSQTDPASGKNISVGLIRFANINPMVKYAQAMFGLTPPDDTALHIACYHSQQLLLLRSNLECRLDTLLDRKDPAELFAHRDIQTALAQSPARNHIFIVFGSPVTEVGRDHDYDWAIIEPSSMRSLIQLCGRVWRHRPHLSAAEHANIAILSRNIKAMTRSPEKPAYCRPGFESKNAMLSSHDAQTLISSEETGHINSIPRLHRPMPSEKPKSRSESLTELEHRVMADILNNPQRFTALYRQPGNAAPLTAHHAKISPFRSGRPQTDYVAFWDAEDEKIAFKTSENAEHYGGSKDGRDTEVDFKLTAAPSPTAAVFPWLCQSLPDALAKEADGDTPEALAAAAQKYAVVSLNIDSEKWCYNEWSGFWHDTEQT comes from the coding sequence ATGAACATCCTGCTCATCAGCCAATGCAGCAAAAACGCCCTCAAAACCACCCGCCGCATCCTCGACCAATTTGCCGAACGCTGCGGCGAACGCACATGGCAGACGCCGATAACCGAAGCGGGGCTGGACACCCTGCACCGGATGCTGCGCGAGACCGCACGCAAAAACACCGCCGTCGCCTGCTACTGGACGCGCGGCAGAAACCGCACCGAGCTGTTATGGATAGTCGGCGACCGCAGGCAGTTCAACGCGCAGGGCCGCGTTCCGACCAACCGCAGCCGCCGCGACATTTTGCGCAGCGAGCACGAAACCGCGTGGCGGCACGGCGCTTCCATCCAGATTGCCGCCACCCTTGCCGCCCTGCTGCACGACTTGGGCAAAGCCACCGGATTTTTTCAGAACAAACTAAAAACCCGCACCCCGTCGGCCGACCACTACCGCCACGAATGGCTGTCGCTGCGCCTGTTTCAAGCCATGATTACGGGCTGCCGCACCGACGCCGAATGGTTGGGCCGTCTGAAAAATTGGCCGCAATACCTGGCCAAGCATCCGCATTGGTATAAAAATTTCGGCGCAAGCGATAAAAATCCCAAAGGCGATTATGATTTCACATTCCCGCCGCTGGCCAGATGGATTGCATGGCTGATTGTCAGCCACCACCGGTTGCCGTTTTATCCGGATTATCCGGATTATGATCATCCCGGCAATACCTTTAAAAAAGGCTGGGAAGACGCCCGCACCAGACAAACCGTCGGCGAATTCTTCAAACGGCTGGAACCTGCCGACCATTGGGTGCGCAATTCAGCAGCCAAAATCAACAAAACCTCTTTCTTCTCGCTCCAGGCCGACCCGACGACCAGCCCGCTATGGCAGAAACAGGCGGCTTTTTGGGCGGACAGGGCCTTGCAGCACCGCCCGCTGGCGGAGTGGTGCGAACAAAACCAAGACCATTCCGACGCCCCCGCCGATCCGTTGTTCCTGCACCTCTCCCGCCTGTGCCTGATGGTCGGCGACCACAACTACTCCGCCCTGCCGCCAAACGACGCAGGCCGTCTGAAAGGCGTGTCCGAACTCTACGCCAACACCGATAAAGATAAAGAAAAACGCCCCAAACAAAAGCTCGACGAACACCTCTGCGGCGTCGCCAAACTCACCGCCCGCTTCGCCCGCCTGTTGCCGCTGCTGCCGCGCGAACTGCCCGCCCTCGGCAACCACCGCCCGTTCAGAAAGCCCACCGCAAATCCCCGTTTCCAGTGGCAGAACAAAGCCTTCGACCTCAGCCGCCGTTTTCAGACGGCCTCTGCCAAACAAGGCTTCTTCGGCGTCAACCTCGCCAGCACCGGCTGCGGCAAAACGCTCGCCAACGCCCGAATCATGTACGCCCTTGCCGATCCGAACCGCGGCGCGCGCTTTACCATCGCCCTCGGCCTGCGCGTGCTCACCCTGCAAACCGGCCTCGCCCTACGCCAACGGCTGGAACTCGAAGAAAACGAAAGCCTCGCTACACTGGTCGGCGGCGGCGCGGCCAAAGAACTGTTTGCCCGCCGTGCCGACGATTCGCCGCCGGAAAAAGAAAACGGGCCGACGCCGGAAGAAACCGGCAGCGAATCCGCCGAAGGCCTGCTTGACGGCAAAGCGTTTACCGACATCAGCGACTGCCCGATAGACGACAAAATCTTCGGCACGCTCATCGCCGACACCACCGCCCGCAGGCTGCTGCACACCCCCGTCGTTACCTGCACCGTCGACCACCTGATGCAGCTTTGCGAACAACAGCGCGGCGGCCGCTACATCGTCCCCATGCTGCGCCTGCTCGGCAGCGATTTAGTGCTCGACGAACCCGACGACTTCTCCACCGAAGATCTGCCCGCCCTCTCGCGGCTGGTTTACTGGGCCGGACTGCTCGGCAGCCGCGTCCTGCTCTCCTCCGCCACCCTCACCCCCGACATGGTCATCGGCCTGCGCGACGCCTACCGCGACGGCCGCAGAATCTGGAACGAACACCAAGGCCTGCCGCAGGAACCCGTCGTCTGCGCCTGGTTCGACGAATTCGACCAACATATCGGCGCATACCGCAGGGAAGAATTCATCCGGCAACACGAAGCCTTTTGCCGCAACCGCAGCGAAAAACTCGCCGCCCAACCCGTCCGCCGCCGTGCCGAATGGCTCGACATCGACAGCACCGACCCCGCAACCCTCGCCGCCAAACTGCTCGAACGGGCAATCACCCTCCACCGCCGCCACAGCCAGACCGACCCCGCAAGCGGCAAAAATATCAGCGTCGGCCTGATACGCTTCGCCAACATCAACCCGATGGTCAAATACGCCCAAGCCATGTTCGGCCTCACCCCGCCCGACGACACCGCCCTGCACATCGCCTGCTACCATTCCCAACAGCTCCTGCTGCTGCGCAGCAACCTCGAATGCCGCCTCGACACCCTGCTCGACCGCAAAGACCCCGCCGAACTGTTCGCCCACCGCGACATTCAGACGGCCTTAGCCCAAAGCCCCGCCCGAAACCACATCTTCATCGTCTTCGGCTCCCCCGTAACCGAAGTCGGCCGCGACCACGATTACGACTGGGCCATTATCGAACCCTCCTCCATGCGCTCGCTCATCCAACTCTGCGGGCGCGTATGGCGGCACCGCCCGCACCTGAGCGCGGCAGAACACGCCAACATCGCCATCCTCAGCCGAAACATCAAGGCAATGACCCGTAGCCCGGAAAAACCCGCCTATTGCCGCCCCGGCTTCGAAAGCAAAAACGCCATGCTGAGCAGCCACGACGCCCAAACCCTCATCAGCAGCGAAGAAACCGGCCACATCAACTCCATTCCCCGCCTGCACCGTCCCATGCCGTCTGAAAAACCGAAGTCGAGGTCAGAAAGCCTGACCGAACTCGAACACCGCGTCATGGCCGACATCCTCAACAACCCGCAACGCTTCACCGCCCTATACCGCCAACCCGGCAACGCCGCCCCGCTGACCGCCCACCACGCCAAAATCAGCCCGTTCCGCTCCGGCCGCCCCCAAACCGACTACGTCGCCTTCTGGGACGCCGAAGACGAAAAAATCGCCTTCAAAACCAGTGAAAACGCCGAGCACTACGGCGGCAGCAAAGACGGCCGGGATACCGAAGTAGATTTCAAGCTCACCGCCGCCCCCAGCCCCACCGCAGCCGTTTTCCCGTGGCTTTGCCAAAGCCTGCCCGACGCCCTTGCCAAAGAAGCAGACGGCGACACCCCCGAAGCCCTCGCCGCCGCCGCGCAAAAATACGCCGTCGTCAGCCTCAATATAGACAGTGAAAAATGGTGCTACAACGAATGGAGCGGCTTCTGGCATGACACCGAACAAACCTAG
- the rpoH gene encoding RNA polymerase sigma factor RpoH yields the protein MNNAFALPAVHSGNGSLEQYIHTVNSIPMLSAEEESSLAERQQKGDLEAAKQLILSHLRVVVSIARGYDGYGLNQADLIQEGNIGLMKAVKRYEPSRGARLFSFAVHWIKAEIHEFILRNWRLVRVATTKPQRKLFFNLRSMRKSLNALSPKEAQEIADDLGVKLSEVLEMEQRMTSHDIGIMADNSDDEDSFAPIDWLADHDAEPSRQLAKQAHYALQTEGLQNALAQLDDRSRRIVESRWLQDDGGLTLHELADEYGVSAERIRQIEAKAMQKLRGFLAEEAAAV from the coding sequence ATGAACAACGCTTTCGCATTACCCGCCGTACACAGCGGCAACGGCAGCCTCGAACAATACATCCACACCGTCAACAGCATTCCCATGCTTTCCGCCGAAGAAGAAAGCAGCTTGGCCGAGCGTCAGCAGAAAGGCGACCTCGAAGCCGCCAAACAGCTCATCCTTTCCCACCTGCGCGTGGTCGTATCCATCGCGCGCGGTTACGACGGCTACGGCCTCAACCAGGCCGATCTGATTCAAGAGGGAAACATCGGCCTGATGAAGGCCGTCAAACGCTACGAACCCAGCCGCGGCGCGCGCCTGTTTTCGTTCGCCGTACACTGGATTAAAGCCGAAATCCACGAATTCATCCTGCGCAACTGGCGCCTGGTGCGCGTCGCCACCACCAAACCGCAGCGCAAACTGTTCTTCAACCTGCGCAGTATGCGCAAAAGCCTCAACGCACTGTCGCCGAAAGAAGCGCAGGAAATCGCCGACGATTTGGGCGTGAAACTCTCCGAAGTGCTGGAAATGGAACAGCGCATGACCAGCCACGACATCGGCATCATGGCGGACAACAGCGACGACGAAGACAGCTTCGCCCCCATCGACTGGCTGGCCGACCACGACGCCGAGCCGAGCCGCCAGCTTGCCAAACAGGCCCATTACGCCCTGCAAACCGAAGGCCTGCAAAACGCGCTGGCGCAGCTTGACGACCGCAGCCGCCGCATCGTCGAAAGCCGCTGGCTGCAAGACGACGGCGGGCTGACCCTGCACGAGCTGGCCGACGAATACGGCGTGTCGGCCGAGCGCATCCGCCAAATCGAAGCCAAAGCCATGCAGAAACTGCGCGGTTTCCTCGCCGAAGAGGCCGCAGCCGTCTGA
- the hemA gene encoding glutamyl-tRNA reductase, translated as MQLTAVGLNHQTAPLSIREKLAFAAESLPEAMSSLARSEAAREAVILSTCNRTELYCIGEAERIIEWLAQYHGLPAEEIRPYLYTLDSGETVRHAFRVACGLDSMVLGEPQILGQIKNAVRIAQEQESINSGLNALFQKTFAVAKEVRTDTAVGANSVSMASASVKLAEQIFPAIADLNVLFIGAGEMIELVATYFAAKNPKLITVANRTLPRAQELCDKLGLNAEPCLLSELPAILHEYDVVVSSTASQLPLVGKGMVESALKKRHSMPVFLLDLAVPRDIEAEVAELNDAYLYTVDDMMDIVQSGKDARQKAAAEAEAMVEEKVAEFIHRQQSRQSVPLIRALRDEGERARRQVLENAMKQLAKGTSAEEVLERLSIQLTNKLLHSPTRTLNKAGSENSGLVDAVAQIYQLDHHD; from the coding sequence ATGCAACTTACCGCCGTCGGACTCAACCACCAAACTGCGCCTTTGAGCATACGCGAAAAGCTGGCGTTTGCAGCCGAAAGTCTGCCCGAAGCCATGAGCAGTCTGGCCCGAAGCGAGGCCGCCAGAGAAGCGGTAATCTTATCCACCTGCAACCGTACCGAGCTTTACTGCATCGGCGAAGCCGAGCGGATTATCGAATGGCTGGCGCAATACCACGGTCTGCCCGCCGAAGAAATCCGGCCCTACCTCTACACCTTAGACAGCGGCGAAACCGTCCGCCACGCCTTCCGCGTCGCCTGCGGGCTGGATTCCATGGTACTCGGCGAACCGCAGATTCTCGGCCAAATCAAAAACGCCGTGCGCATCGCCCAAGAGCAGGAAAGCATCAACAGCGGCCTCAACGCCCTGTTTCAAAAAACCTTTGCCGTTGCCAAAGAAGTCCGCACCGACACCGCCGTCGGCGCAAACTCCGTTTCCATGGCTTCCGCTTCGGTCAAGCTGGCCGAACAGATTTTTCCCGCCATTGCCGATTTGAACGTTTTATTCATCGGTGCCGGCGAGATGATCGAGCTGGTCGCCACTTACTTCGCCGCCAAAAACCCCAAACTGATTACCGTCGCCAACCGCACCCTGCCGCGTGCGCAGGAATTGTGCGACAAGCTCGGCCTCAACGCCGAACCGTGCCTGTTGAGCGAACTGCCCGCCATCCTGCACGAGTACGACGTCGTCGTTTCGTCCACCGCCAGCCAGCTTCCGCTCGTCGGCAAAGGCATGGTCGAAAGCGCGCTGAAAAAGCGCCACAGTATGCCCGTGTTCCTGCTTGATTTGGCCGTTCCGCGCGACATCGAGGCCGAAGTCGCCGAACTGAACGACGCCTACCTCTACACCGTCGACGACATGATGGACATCGTCCAAAGCGGCAAAGACGCCCGCCAGAAGGCCGCCGCCGAAGCCGAAGCGATGGTGGAGGAAAAAGTCGCCGAATTTATCCACCGGCAGCAAAGCCGCCAGAGCGTTCCTCTTATCCGCGCCCTGCGCGACGAAGGCGAACGCGCCCGCCGCCAAGTACTCGAAAACGCCATGAAGCAGCTTGCCAAAGGCACTTCCGCCGAAGAAGTGCTCGAACGCCTCTCCATCCAGCTCACCAACAAGCTGCTCCACTCACCGACCCGCACCCTCAACAAAGCGGGTTCGGAAAACAGCGGGCTGGTTGACGCTGTCGCGCAAATCTATCAGTTAGACCACCACGACTGA
- the cas1f gene encoding type I-F CRISPR-associated endonuclease Cas1f, whose protein sequence is MPAYIPSSDLKTILHSKRANLYYLEHCRILVNGGRVEYVTEQGKESLYWNIPIANTTCILLGTGTSVTQAAVRELSKAGVVIGFCGGGGTPLFAGCEVEFFSPQSEYRPTEYLQRWCGFWFDDAKRLAAAKHLQAARLKTVAQIWPQTDWQPDSDILNGLLRRYEKEFQTAPDNQSLLAAEGRFTAKLYSIANRATLNDATFKRSTRGESDDAANKFLDHGNYLAYGLGATACWVLGLPHGLAVLHGKTRRGGLVFDAADIVKDALILPQAFISAAEGDNEREFRQRCIERLVHFEALDIIIDTLKSIAAESSK, encoded by the coding sequence ATGCCCGCCTACATCCCGTCTTCCGATTTGAAAACCATCCTCCATTCCAAACGCGCCAACCTCTATTACCTCGAGCACTGCCGCATACTGGTCAACGGCGGCCGCGTCGAATACGTTACCGAGCAGGGGAAGGAATCCCTGTATTGGAACATTCCGATAGCCAACACCACCTGCATCCTGCTGGGAACGGGCACATCCGTTACCCAGGCAGCCGTGCGCGAGCTGTCCAAAGCGGGCGTGGTCATCGGATTTTGCGGCGGAGGCGGAACACCCTTGTTCGCCGGTTGCGAAGTCGAATTTTTCAGCCCGCAGAGCGAATACCGCCCCACCGAATACCTGCAACGCTGGTGCGGCTTCTGGTTTGACGACGCCAAACGGCTGGCGGCGGCCAAACACCTACAGGCCGCCCGTCTGAAAACAGTGGCGCAAATCTGGCCCCAAACCGACTGGCAGCCCGATTCGGACATTCTCAACGGCCTGCTGCGGCGATACGAGAAAGAATTTCAGACGGCCCCGGACAACCAATCACTGCTCGCCGCCGAAGGGCGCTTCACTGCCAAACTTTACAGCATCGCCAACCGGGCCACGCTGAACGACGCGACGTTCAAACGCAGCACGCGAGGCGAAAGCGACGATGCGGCCAACAAATTCCTCGACCACGGCAACTACCTCGCCTACGGGCTGGGCGCAACCGCCTGCTGGGTGCTCGGCCTGCCGCACGGTTTGGCGGTGCTGCACGGCAAAACGCGGCGCGGCGGCCTGGTATTCGACGCCGCCGACATCGTCAAAGACGCGCTCATCCTGCCGCAGGCCTTTATCAGCGCGGCCGAAGGCGACAACGAGCGCGAATTCCGCCAACGCTGTATCGAACGGCTGGTGCACTTCGAAGCACTCGACATCATTATCGACACACTGAAATCCATCGCCGCCGAATCCTCGAAATAA
- the csy1 gene encoding type I-F CRISPR-associated protein Csy1, which yields MPDISTAQVRAAILGFLQSQHEKKAEADLKKLAKAEEAGDEAEIASLQTALSALKTKYGLDAWLEQDAVRFAAQLKFGSHIAKGVHPDSKGDNVNFQAGFDLPASLAGSQSLRKAEAELDANGNAAALPLAAFFDTVVDEASQSTLLDLLLQDHPALKGAFADDPERSDRYRQVFQTALQAQTDTPAAHERNKQVLWPLGGDAAAADRYITLIPLHPASLTHSLYRKVNELRFGEENVQARKNRREGKGSQTAHAVFSPLAYVKLGGTKPQNVSLLTSRQGGRNYLLPSLPPQYERPKQLHFSRKSNSFFNNGLRYLCRSGYHTLTDAVKAKKNKKDTRLLREQALEQMVRQIVVVSEHLRETQPAGWTDDYRLETNHKHWLDRKYPLSDGPDGWQEKIADDFGKWLQDLLRKNFQSIKHDFDEIEYAQWCKTLADALKAAQRRNKRRAA from the coding sequence ATGCCCGATATTTCCACGGCGCAAGTCCGGGCGGCCATACTGGGTTTTCTGCAAAGCCAGCATGAAAAAAAGGCCGAGGCGGATTTGAAAAAGCTGGCGAAGGCGGAAGAAGCCGGCGACGAAGCGGAGATTGCTTCGCTTCAGACGGCCTTATCGGCCTTAAAGACCAAATACGGTTTGGACGCATGGCTTGAGCAGGATGCCGTCCGTTTTGCCGCGCAGCTTAAATTCGGTTCGCACATCGCCAAGGGCGTGCATCCGGATTCCAAAGGCGACAACGTTAATTTCCAGGCCGGTTTCGATCTGCCCGCGTCTTTGGCGGGTTCGCAATCTTTGCGTAAAGCCGAGGCGGAATTGGATGCGAACGGCAATGCCGCCGCCCTGCCTTTGGCGGCCTTTTTCGATACTGTCGTCGACGAGGCTTCGCAGTCCACCCTGCTGGATTTGCTGTTGCAAGACCATCCCGCACTGAAGGGGGCGTTTGCCGACGACCCGGAACGTTCCGACCGTTACCGGCAGGTTTTTCAGACGGCCTTGCAGGCGCAAACGGATACGCCTGCGGCACACGAGCGCAACAAGCAGGTGTTGTGGCCGCTGGGGGGCGATGCCGCCGCAGCCGACCGCTACATCACGCTGATTCCGCTGCATCCTGCTTCGCTGACCCACAGCCTTTACCGGAAAGTCAACGAACTGCGTTTCGGCGAAGAGAATGTCCAAGCCAGAAAAAACCGCCGCGAAGGCAAAGGCAGCCAGACGGCCCATGCCGTGTTTTCGCCGCTGGCTTATGTAAAACTCGGCGGCACGAAACCGCAAAACGTCAGCCTGCTGACCAGCCGCCAAGGTGGCAGGAACTACCTGCTGCCGTCGCTGCCGCCGCAATACGAGCGTCCGAAACAGCTTCATTTTTCGCGCAAGAGTAACTCTTTCTTCAACAACGGCCTGCGCTATTTATGCCGTTCGGGCTATCACACCCTGACCGATGCGGTGAAAGCGAAGAAAAACAAGAAAGACACGCGCCTGCTGCGCGAACAGGCGCTGGAGCAGATGGTGCGGCAGATTGTCGTCGTATCGGAGCATCTGCGCGAAACGCAACCCGCAGGCTGGACGGACGATTACCGTCTTGAAACCAACCACAAGCATTGGCTGGACAGGAAATACCCGCTTTCAGACGGCCCCGACGGCTGGCAGGAAAAAATTGCCGACGACTTCGGGAAATGGTTGCAGGATTTATTGAGAAAAAACTTTCAATCCATCAAACATGATTTTGACGAGATCGAATACGCGCAATGGTGCAAAACGCTGGCCGACGCGCTGAAGGCGGCGCAACGACGCAACAAACGGAGGGCGGCATGA
- the csy2 gene encoding type I-F CRISPR-associated protein Csy2: MNTDFYLLFDRVEIQGANCISSPLTYGFPALSGFLGAIHALQRRLPQDCGLTLGGVLIACHRCSPQIFRADAYSDATFIQSRNPLKKDGSTASIIEEGKTDLTVSLVVEVGGAPNDIRKNKEQRETLLQSLLQQQRIAGGSVRHIERTALYESYQAEELKAALFPAYILADAGNDLAAITQELQLGCRVTADKDGGTAVYEDRPTGLPPQPEATALDALFATAQFFHLPPDDEHPQWHSYHIRQGRGWLVPIPVGYQAIAPEHAAGVMQHVRNPEYPSRYVETVYSLGKWLFPNKLSDGLHAYFWRYAPPQDNLYLITQTTRP, from the coding sequence ATGAATACCGATTTTTATCTTTTGTTCGACCGTGTGGAGATTCAGGGCGCAAACTGCATTTCCTCGCCGCTGACCTACGGTTTTCCCGCACTCAGCGGTTTTCTCGGCGCCATCCATGCACTGCAACGCCGCCTGCCGCAGGATTGCGGCCTCACCCTCGGCGGCGTGCTGATTGCCTGCCACCGGTGCAGCCCGCAAATATTCCGCGCTGATGCCTACAGCGACGCAACCTTTATCCAAAGCCGCAACCCGCTGAAAAAAGACGGCAGTACGGCTTCGATTATCGAAGAGGGCAAAACCGACCTGACGGTCAGCTTGGTTGTGGAAGTGGGCGGCGCCCCGAACGACATCAGAAAAAACAAAGAGCAGCGCGAAACCTTATTGCAATCCCTGCTCCAGCAACAGCGCATCGCCGGCGGCAGCGTGCGCCATATCGAACGTACCGCGCTATACGAGTCCTATCAGGCCGAGGAATTGAAAGCCGCACTGTTCCCCGCCTATATCTTGGCCGATGCCGGCAACGATTTGGCCGCCATCACGCAGGAGCTGCAACTCGGCTGCCGCGTTACCGCCGATAAAGACGGCGGCACCGCCGTCTATGAAGACCGGCCCACCGGCCTGCCGCCACAGCCGGAAGCCACCGCGCTCGACGCATTGTTTGCCACCGCGCAGTTTTTCCATCTGCCGCCCGACGACGAACATCCGCAATGGCATTCGTACCATATCCGCCAAGGCCGCGGCTGGCTGGTGCCGATACCCGTGGGCTATCAGGCCATCGCGCCGGAACATGCCGCCGGCGTGATGCAGCATGTACGCAATCCCGAATATCCGTCCCGCTATGTGGAAACGGTGTACAGCCTCGGCAAATGGCTGTTCCCCAACAAACTTTCAGACGGCCTCCACGCCTATTTCTGGCGCTACGCCCCACCGCAGGACAACCTTTACCTTATCACCCAGACAACCCGCCCCTAA